From Bombus huntii isolate Logan2020A chromosome 4, iyBomHunt1.1, whole genome shotgun sequence, one genomic window encodes:
- the LOC126865087 gene encoding glutamate [NMDA] receptor subunit 1 isoform X4, producing MKYEGVALFISLIVLNDEVHNGLVASQFNNPTFFMIGGVFSNNDSKEYFKRTLNTLNFNSQYVNKGVTYKHTVIEMDSNPIKTALSVCNSLIAEQVYAVVVSHPLTGDLSPAAVSYTSGFYHIPVIGISSRDSAFSDKNIHVSFLRTVPPYSHQADVWVELLQHFSYKKVIFIHSSDTDGRALLGRFQTTSQNLEDDVEIKVQVESVIEFEPGLDSFTEQLMEMKNAQARVCLLYTSKTDASVIFQDAAALNMTGAGYVWIVTEQALDAPNAPEGLLGLKLINAEKEKSHIDDSLIVLVSALREMNKSKVITEAPKDCGDSGSIWETGKSLFEFILKEVLSDGKTGKVAFDDNGDRIYAEYDIINIQENGKRVSVGQYFYPTNGTKMTLSVNESNITWPGRLQTKPEGFMIPTHLKVLTIEEKPFVYVREIASGEPCLPEEIPCPHFNVTEHENLQTFTATKTYCCKGYCMDLLKELSKTINFTYSLALSPDGQFGSYVIKYNSVGGKKEWTGLIGELVNERADMIVAPLTINPERAEFIEFSKPFKYQGITILEKKPSRSSTLVSFLQPFSNTLWILVMVSVHVVALVLYLLDRFSPFGRFKLANTDGTEEDALNLSSAVWFAWGVLLNSGIGEGTPRSFSARVLGMVWAGFAMIIVASYTANLAAFLVLERPKTKLTGINDARLRNTMENLTCATVKGSAVDMYFRRQVELSNMYRTMEANNYDTAEEAIRDIKIGKLMAFIWDSSRLEFEAAQDCELVTAGELFGRSGYGIGLQKGSLWADAVTLAILDFHESGFMESLDNHWILRSNVQQCEQLEKAPNTLGLKNMAGVFIVVGVGIIGGIGLIIIEVAYKKHQIRKQKKMELARHAADKWRGAIE from the exons ATGAAATACGAGGGTGTCGCATTGTTCATTTCCTTAATTGTTTTGAACGATGAAGTGCACAATGGACTCGTCGCGAGCCAATTCAACAATCCCACCTTCTTTATGATCGGCGGCGTTTTCTCCAATAATGACAGCAAAGAGTATTTCAAACGAACGCTAAAC ACTTTGAACTTCAACTCGCAATATGTCAATAAGGGAGTGACTTATAAGCACACGGTAATTGAAATGGACTCCAATCCAATTAAGACGGCTTTGAGCGTGTGTAACTCTTTGATAGCGGAACAAGTGTACGCGGTGGTAGTTTCTCATCCCCTTACAGGGGATCTGTCACCAGCTGCTGTTTCTTATACAAGTGGCTTTTATCATATACCCGTTATAGGTATATCTTCAAGAGATTCCGCATTCTCTGACAAA AACATTCACGTCTCCTTCCTAAGGACAGTACCACCATATTCGCATCAAGCAGACGTATGGGTTGAATTATTGCAACACTTTAGCTATAAGAAAGTGATCTTCATCCATAGTTCAGATACAGATGGTCGAGCATTGCTTGGAAGATTTCAGACGACTTCCCAGAATTTGGAAGATGATGTTGAAATTAAAGTTCAG GTAGAGTCTGTGATCGAATTTGAACCTGGTTTAGATAGCTTCACGGAACAGTTAATGGAGATGAAAAATGCACAAGCTAGAGTTTGTCTCTTGTACACTTC AAAAACAGACGCAAGCGTGATTTTTCAAGACGCAGCAGCATTGAATATGACTGGTGCAGGATATGTTTGGATCGTGACGGAGCAAGCCTTAGATGCGCCTAACGCACCGGAAGGTCTTCTCGgcttgaaattaattaacgcGGAGAAAGAGAAGTCTCACATCGACGATAGCCT GATAGTGCTTGTATCCGCCTTACGAGAAATGAACAAGTCGAAAGTAATCACGGAGGCGCCAAAGGATTGCGGAGATTCTGGCTCGATATGGGAAACCGGCAAAAGCCTTTTCGA ATTCATCCTCAAAGAGGTACTATCAGATGGTAAGACTGGCAAAGTAGCGTTCGATGATAATGGGGATCGCATTTATGCTGAATATGACATCATTAATATCCAGGAGAATGGTAAAAGGGTCTCCGTTGGGCAGTATTTTTATCCAACT AATGGTACCAAAATGACATTAAGTGTCAACGAGTCCAACATAACGTGGCCTGGCCGACTGCAAACTAAACCCGAAGGTTTTATGATTCCTACGCACTTGAAAGTACTTACTATCGAAGAAAAGCCATTTGTTTATGTTCGCGAGATCGCATCCGGTGAACCATGTCTTCCAGAAGAGATTCCATGCCCTCATTTTAACGTCACAGAACATGAAA ATCTTCAAACATTTACAGCTACGAAAACATATTGTTGCAAGGGATACTGCATGGATTTGTTGAAAGAATTATCAAAGACCATTAATTTCACCTATAGTTTGGCTCTGTCTCCCGATGGACAATTTGGCAGCTATGTGATCAAGTACAATTCAG TTggaggaaaaaaagaatggACAGGACTTATTGGAGAATTGGTAAATGAAAGAGCAGATATGATCGTCGCTCCTTTGACGATTAATCCGGAACGCGCCGAATTTATCGAGTTCAGCAAGCCGTTCAAGTATCAAGGCATCACTATTCTTGAAAAAAAG CCATCAAGATCATCAACCCTTGTGTCGTTTCTGCAACCATTCAGCAACACTCTATGGATACTGGTGATGGTGTCGGTACACGTAGTGGCTCTAGTTTTGTACCTCCTCGACCGGTTCTCACCTTTCGGGAGGTTCAAGCTAGCAAACACTGACGGTACCGAAGAGGACGCCCTGAATCTGTCCAGCGCCGTTTGGTTCGCCTGGGGAGTACTTCTCAACAGTGGAATCGGGGAAG GTACTCCACGGAGTTTTTCTGCTCGAGTGTTGGGTATGGTGTGGGCAGGATTTGCAATGATTATCGTTGCTTCTTACACTGCCAACTTGGCTGCTTTCCTCGTGTTGGAACGGCCGAAAACTAAATTAACTGGCATCAACGATGCTCGA CTTAGAAACACCATGGAGAACCTTACGTGCGCCACGGTTAAGGGCTCAGCTGTGGACATGTACTTCCGTCGACAAGTAGAATTATCCAATATGTATCGTACAATGGAAGCGAACAATTACGACACTGCTGAAGAAGCTATCagagatataaaaattgg GAAACTCATGGCTTTTATCTGGGATAGTTCTCGATTAGAATTCGAAGCTGCTCAGGACTGCGAATTGGTAACTGCTGGAGAGTTATTTGGCCGTTCCGGTTATGGGATTGGTTTGCAAAAAGGTTCCTTATGGGCAGACGCTGTTACTCTTGCTATCTTGGATTTCCACGAAa GTGGCTTTATGGAAAGCCTTGACAACCATTGGATTCTTCGAAGTAACGTACAACAATGCGAGCAACTTGAGAAAGCTCCAAATACTTTAGGCTTAAAAAATATGGCTGGAGTATTCATAGTGGTCGGTGTTGGAATCATAGGTGGTATTGGACTTATCATCATTGAAGTAGCGTACAAAAAACATCAGATTCGCAAGCAGAAAAAGATGGAACTGGCGAGACATGCGGCTGATAAATGGAGAGGTGCGATCGAG TAA